GGGAAAGGTCAAGCATTTCACCTTGCCCTTTCTTGCTGGTGGTTGACAACATAGTTGTCTTGACTGTGTCCGTTTACCGAAACAACGGTGTTCACTGTGATACAATATTTTTCTGATACGtacaaaaaacactgtttaaaaaagaGATGGCCGCAGAATAACCCCTAGAAACTTCAGCAAAAGTAGTAAATTAAAGTAGTTTTCTTACTACAAGCTTAGCCAAAACTGTAGAGTAATCTGAATTAATAGAAACTGCTAAACAACCATTAACACATGTCCCTGCTAATAGTGTGTTTGCAACTCTGAATGCTTCtctgttcattttaatttcgCTGGATGTAAGCAATGCAATCCTGAGGTAAACAGCAATCTAAGGCATTTTATAAGCAGATAACCAACTTGTTTAAAAGCTGGTCTGAGTTATGTCATTCTCAAAATGCAGATTTAGACAAATTATTAACTTTGGTTGGAACATAACTAACCTAAGATGATTATAAATAGCttgcagctgcttcacaataaaggccttaattatttttgctgtgGGGGTTTTATTTTGAGGGGGCTGTACTGAAGGAAGTGTTAAATTTGAAGACGTGTCTTCTAACTGAGCTCCATAGCTGAGCTAATGGCCTGCTCTTCAGTGCACTGGACTCTGCTATGCCTCTAATTTGGTATGCTTGCTTTGCAGTCACATGATGAATCAGCACTGTCGTGATGGGATCATTTTTCATTCAGCATATTTGGATTCTTTTGCATTAGTGGCAACCTCATTAATGACAGCTCCGGTGCCCATTTTGAATTCTGTAACATGTTACGGACCCTTGCTGTTTTCATGGACTTGTAATTCTCATGCAGACAttgggaaataaataaaaacacactgggAATTCGTACTGTTATGAGTCCTCAATATTGatgtatatattttatacaGAGTGTATAATACACAGTGATCCCCTTTGTGTTACAATAAATGTTCATCCTTCAGTACTTGCTGTTGCAGTGCTTTAAAGCTTGTATTGAATTTTGCGAGCAAAAATGTATGGAATTCATTAGGCTAAACCAAATATTTAtctctgcatttgtttgtttcatcagcAGGCCAATGAAGccctccaccaccagcaccaggtGGCACAGAACAGCCTGCTGCCTCTTCTTAATGCAGGAGCTGAACAAGTTGACCAGAAGCCTGTCCTGCCCATCCAAATAGACCAGAAGCCCCCTTCCAGCGCTGCCGATCTCCTCAAAGACAATGTGGCCAGTGGGGGAGGTCCACGGCCACCAGTGCCTGTCATAAAGAAGGAACACAAAGGCAAAACACCTTTCGTCTGCGGCTATTGCAACAAGGCCTTCCGTGACAGCTACCACCTGCGTCGTCATGAGTCCAGCCACACCGGTATCAAGATGGTGTCGCGGCCAAAGAAGACTGCCCAGACAGCCCCCACCATGGTACCCATGATCTCCACCATGCCACGAGAGAACAACGGCAACCCTTCCTACATCTCCACGGTAGCAGGCATCCTGTCCACGGCAACCACCTCTGTTTCCTCAAGTATTATGACGTCGTCCGCAATGGGCAATGTGCCGCAGCAGAACATCCCCAAGAAACCCGCCAAACCTGTCAAGAAAAACCATGGCTGTGAGATGTGTGGCAAGGCCTTTCGTGATGTGTACCACCTGAATCGCCACAAGCTGTCCCATTCGGACGAGAAGCCGTTTGAGTGCCCCATCTGCCAGCAACGCTTTAAAAGGAAGGACCGAATGACCTACCATGTTCGCTCTCATGACGGGGGAGTCCACAAGCCCTAtgtatgttctgtgtgtggGAAAGGCTTTTCCAGGTAAGGATCACGTTTTGGGCCTCTTGATGGGTTGTTCAAAATGTTGCTATTTTGAGTTGTACATTCTGTCATATGTGACACTGAAGTGAAATGGGACCTTTAAAAACCTTAGCGTTTCACCTGGGCGTGGTGCCTGATGCTGATGCTCGTTCTCTTTGACCCGCATTTGTGATCATGGAAGATACTCAGATTTATGCTCCACACTGCTGGCGCAGCTGCAACCACCGCTAACTGACCATGGTAACGTTATTCTGGAAATTATTTATAACTAAACAGTGCCAAGTATTAATATTTAGATGGACTAAATAAGGTCCAAAAAATTAGTTTTGACCGTAACTGTGTAGACGTGCATTTGCTGCAATTTGTAACTTTGCGAACTCACACAAAGTTACACAGATGGGGTTATGTCAATTTAGTATTTTGTATTAATCTCATTTGGGCTGATGTTTGCCTTTTCTGCTTTGTGCCTGGAAGCCTTTCGGACAGAAAGCCGCTGTTagtgtcctgtgtgaaaccagaAGTCAATGTTGGCTTattattttaatccaaaccatGATATTAATgtaaccaagtagttttgttgtcTAAACTTAACCAAGTAGTCCAAGCCTAAACAAACTGTTagtgaaaactgtaaaaaaaaataaaatattgtcaACTTAGTCTAAAAATAGAAAGTAATTGTTAACTTTAGGTTTCACATGGGACTGAAACCCTGGTCACCTGGGTGAAaatcctgtgtttgacccattcaATTACCACGACATGCTCCCTGCATGGACTATGCCCCTCTTCATACCATGCCACTGGACTCACTAAAGACTTTTTGGCAGAAAGCCTTGAAGGCAGACTTCTCCCACAAACAGTCAAATGGGCCTACAAGGCAGACTATCAGTTTGCATTTACATAGGTGTGACACCAAATACACAAATCCTAGGAAAACAACCTTCACTCAGACGTTCATGGAGCTCGTCAAAGCGTGCACTGCTACGTCCTGCAAAACCACCTGATTGATAATATTGATAATATATTGATAATATTGGATGAGTAAATGTGGAGAAAAGGGTTCAATGAATTTTCAAACTTAAGTATTTCTATGTGAGGACATATTTTCTTCATGCTGCCAGACAGACCTGCCACAATCAGTCAGAGTGGCCAACCCTCAGCAATGGATGGCCGCTAAGTGCTAGCAGCAGACTTCATGGGGAGATAATATTACCCGTTTCAAATGTCTTTGTACAGTCCTCATATAGCTCTTGAGGTGGTGGAATAAGTTGTTATGTTCCCTCCAAGACCAACAGCTTAATGGTGAAAAAAGCATGACATGCTCAGTGCATTAACAGGCAACTGAAGTGATCCATTATGTCAGTGAATCACTTtggaaatattttgtttttatttgttctcagGGCTTGTCTCACAAAGCAGGATTAGTCACTAAATAGACAACTTTACAGAGTAAAATGCAGAGTCCCCCTTAAATCCCTCCATGTAGAGCATGAACTGAAGCATCTGTTTCAGGTATTATTCACTGCAACTAATTCAGTAAACCTACTTCTTGAGACAGGCCGGTGCAGCCATGGGACTCCCACAAACATAACGAAGCCGCGAGGGAGTGGGGGGTAGCAGCTGGGTATCTTGCCCCCATTGCTGCACTAGCCACTGTTTTGTTTGGGATGTGTGGAAGTTCGAGTGTCTAGACCTGTGACTCTCTGAGTGTTATACTCTCCCAGAGaaaagggagcagaaagaaaaggcctgcagctcctctgtatgtgtgtctgaggTGTTTGCTGGGTAATGGGATCAGCAGCAACAAGGACAATGCACAGTGACACCAGCAAATACTGAAGTGGTGAGAAAATGGGGCAAATGCAAAAAAGATTGTTTTTACAACTGCTCTAGATTATTCATAGGCTGCCAATCAACAAGTAACAACAAGTAACAAGGCTATTATAAACAGGAAGTATGCTTCTGAGATCTCATTTATTCTTATGGTAGTGTGGACAGAAAGTAATTTCACCCTCTGATAGTTGCATTCCAGGGTCAAAGAGAAGAGTCTTGACTTGTCTGCAtggaatttaaaaataataattcataatgATAAACAAATTCTATCAAACGTCCCTTTTTGACTATTTGCTGTGAAGTCCCAGAATTAGCTTCTGATAAGTCTCAAGTAAGAAAAACATGCTCAAGTGTTATGTACTAAAATTACCGTCTTTCATGTTTACAGCTGTTaattcaaatgttgttttggcAGGAAATATAAAGAGGatttattttaacaaagaaTGCAGTCGTCAGATGCTGCATTTTTTCCCCTGCTTTACCAGAAGTTCACTGAGCAGCGTAGCTTGCAGCATGACTTGTATGTGAATGATAAAGCCAGTGGTGATTTTATATAGAGCGGTGATTGTATGGCCTTTTACTGTCCATATAGCTTCCTGGTGGCTGTGTTTCCACACTTCTAGATGTGTAGCAGTTTAGATTTATACTTGTATTGACCCCTGCACCATTTCAACCACATGTTTAAACAGTCACACATGGGAGAGCACCAGTGGTAGAGTATCAAGGGAGGGGGAGGCGTCACTTGTCACTTTGCGGTTCCCGCCAGCATGTCACAGACTCTCTTTCCCCTGGGAATTCAGTGAACCATGCGGTAATGCTCAGGTCAACCCGTTTGCTATGTAGGGAATAAATATTTCGTTTACGAAGGTCTCACGGCACGTTCGTATTTAGATttataaacacaaaaaatattcGCTGTGCTTTAAAGAGCCAAAATATCTGGTGTATGTAAATCAGCACCGAGTGGGCAGAGACTATTGATTACAGCAGAAGAGTTCAGTGCTGCGACACAACTTCAACAAAAACATCGGCGGTGCACCCTAGCCGAGCTGTAACATTAGGACTGTGCTGTGTAGGGCAGTTTCAGGCATGCCTCCAACACGGTGACGTCGGGTAGGGATTCATCAGCATACTGGAAAGTGAGA
Above is a genomic segment from Chelmon rostratus isolate fCheRos1 chromosome 14, fCheRos1.pri, whole genome shotgun sequence containing:
- the vezf1a gene encoding vascular endothelial zinc finger 1; translation: MEPSWSTFLFQQANEALHHQHQVAQNSLLPLLNAGAEQVDQKPVLPIQIDQKPPSSAADLLKDNVASGGGPRPPVPVIKKEHKGKTPFVCGYCNKAFRDSYHLRRHESSHTGIKMVSRPKKTAQTAPTMVPMISTMPRENNGNPSYISTVAGILSTATTSVSSSIMTSSAMGNVPQQNIPKKPAKPVKKNHGCEMCGKAFRDVYHLNRHKLSHSDEKPFECPICQQRFKRKDRMTYHVRSHDGGVHKPYVCSVCGKGFSRPDHLSCHVKHVHSSERPFKCQVTACTSAFATKDRLRSHMIRHEGKVTCSICGKMLSAAYITSHLKTHGQTNFNSCNKEGNEVCNSASATPVTVSAPITTAMNRGNNNHPVTIAAQMNISTNTVNITSPVSLQHPVTITGPVNIASVNIPASAPMNIAHPVAITTPMPMNMAGPLNIAMRPVDSMSFLSQVLPSSPPW